AGCGCATGGTTTCAATCTTAATATCTGCGAAGCATATGTATGTGTCTCAATTCTATAAAGTTCTATTTATGACAGTTAATTATAATGGACTTCACGTAGGCTGGATGACTGATTTTCAAAACTCAGCAATGTTATATTcagggtgtttttttttaaaaaatcaacgtAGTTTTGCATCGACGAAGCAATTCAGTTACTAAATCAATTATTAGTTAATGTGGCACTTTTTCTATAGATGGAATCATGCGTGCTAACAACTTTTCCATCATTAGAATATACGGCATTTCAATccaattaacaaaattaatcattttatattaaagatgccgtcttattcccaaataagatttacagcaattaatactattgtttaaatattccaaaaaggttgcataaatgtcgaaaacaactTATTACAGATACCAAGTTAAAGTTGAAAGAAacgagcataaaacacggtatttctaccttataaatgagactatagtaaacaacagtaaatcttttggcatttaccaatcatttaatatttttgcgctttctgctataaaATATACGGTTACTATCTTGTAAtcggtaattaatattttccgtaactgcattatttagtaagtagttaaaggtttatcagtcaaatttaTGTTGGTAATTCATGtttatgtaatgattttgaataagagtgtcactttaaaatttcgaaTGTGCTTGTCTATTCTTGCTTTACACACATAGGTTTGACTGAAATGATCTATAGCGCCAAGCGGAAAGCGACAAATGCCATTCGGCACCGGATAGTTCGgcttgaaacatttttaaacttatttctttataaatggAAAATGCCTGTCTAGGTCTTGTTGCTCATCATACCTGAACTCAATGTGGtcaacatttaatttttgttataaCCTTTTGTCCGTCGTCTTCAATCAGTTCTTAACCGCTCTAGCATCCACATGTCTGAATCTCTTTTATTCAAACTTACTGACCGTTTGAAGGTTGTACCCATTTATCCTTAATTAACCCCCcttgttttatatagtatataattatgtagtcTGTTGTTTGTGGAGCTATGTGTTGTTTCGTGTGTTTGGTTTGGAAATGTTCTCGGATATCGGTCAGGTTGGACTATGGGTGACAATTTTCATAAGCAagcttatttatatttcaacatctatcataatttttaagtatatttatcgttttttataacaaataataatatttagtaGCAAGACTTGATTCATCTTTTTATGTACTTTTGTTTtgatacaatgtacatgtttacacaaatttatgtttgaacttttgATAACAATCTATGATCTAACAAACAAACGTCAGAGGTTAATGACAAATAAAGTTGTTTCCAAGTCTGATTTTGCCGcatttcagtaaattaaaacaattataaaccTAACATGTACCAACAAAACAAAccttaaagcaaaataaaacaatgtatgaacaaaaatgtttaaaacaaaacatatttagcCTGTTGTGGCATCAATAAAACCTCCACACAAACATAACGACTTAAGTGTATTTATCGATAAAAAAACCAATAACAATTCACAGAAAAACGAAATCAGTCtcaatgtattgcatttttctacgtacaataatgataacaaatagaataaacatgtaacattaacaattaacacaataataaatatttaacatatctaTGCCGTTAAgcaatcaattttaacaaatatggcATTTAACATTCAATTTGAACAATTATGTAATTTAACATTCAAGCCAACTCAGACACAGTCCTACACTATTGGGAAAACAGCATTAGTACCCTCTTCGTTTTATCATAGCATAGTGAGTCAGACTGAGTCCCTTTTCTGACTTCTTTCGTCCCCTTTCAAGTGTTCCTGTAACACAATAACCAAGTTGGAAATCAGCGCTATCAACATTCGATGTGAGATACATTCTGAAGTCGctgtttgttttgtcttttatttttccGGAAATGACGGTAGAACCATTTTTAATGCAATGAATTTTGCCCTTTACTTCATACGTTTGCGACCCAGTGACTTCTGTAATTTTTACACGCGACCTACTCCACCAATAGGTTTTCAGCAGCCAATATGACGTCATTGCTGGTTGTGCCCaccctgaaaaaaaaacaaaggcaAACACACTTAAGATAGAAACAAGGTATATTCAAGCTTAAATTGTATCTAAAACTTTAGTGTTCCTTTTAAGGATcacaatcaaaattgagcatgtaTGTTCAATAAtttgtacaattatttatttactctTGGCAAAGTACCAGACCATTTCCAGAAATtcacatttagttataaaaGTCAAAACTAGTTGCTTTGGGTAATCAATGATTACATATGTTAGCTGGAACAAAATTGTTATCCGATATTTTTCTCtgtaacatttgtattaattaactGATCGTATTTTATTATAGCAGTTCACCAATCTTCACAATACAGGACATTACAGTTGCCAAAGAAtagcaattaaaacaaaattagctcctatacttgtataaaatgatataCACGTGCAAAACCAGTACATATTGGTTCGGCTTTTTGTTGGACTTGGCTTCTATTGTAAATACGCAACGTACAGAAGTCCTGacaatgtatacaaatattccAATAACATGTTTAAGAAACTGTATTACCGTGTAGGTTAACACAAGTCAAAAGGACAGAGACGAGACATCAAATGATTAACATGACGCTGAAGTAATATATACTGTCACCATTCCAAGCGCAGACTATTTATTGCTGTTTTTCTTGAACTCTGCAGTGTTAAGGAATCTATagcaattattaattatttcttgtaCTAAATCAGTTATGCTCCGGCTAGCAATAGTTGACCTGTGGAGTCTTCTTCCATCGACAAGGTGTAAAAAAGCTCCCCTCGGTGtaaatttcaagtttcaaaTGTATCCATAAACCGTACACGCCAAGACTATAGGCAAATTATATTAGGGAAAAGATATACTTCAACGAGAACGGTTAGAAGATCTGCATGATAACTTTGAAGAAAATATCAGTATATTCGGTATGTTCAGAGACTAGTTGAATTATTGTTGTTATATGATATAATTGGTTTGTATTGGCATAACTAAGAGTGTCATAAAATTAACTGTTGAATGTAGTATAATATTAAACTTCACTTGGTTTGGATAAATATGAGGGGCATAATTGTGGATTCTGTTGTTATCGCGTGTCTTATTCTGCCGACTACAGTGGTCTTTTATAGATTCATTGATGcttaatgtatttaatgtgtACTAAACGTAAGACTGATGACTATCACAAGTATACATAACTTATCATGCGATgtattttaaaaccaaatgaTCAATTGACGTCTCTGGaaaaattgtacattttttcaCGACGATTTTCAACGACTTTCAGTCCTCATTCTAATGtccctgaaataaaatatatttcgtaaCATGTGTGCATAATGCAACATTCTTAAGACATGTTAATGATCAATTGCGcaaaaaacaatgtgtttatatataatgtgtatgGAACTGAAAGTCTCCTTAAACAAAACTGAACACCATCATTCACATTTTATGCCTCTTCGTTTATCTTGCTATCCAATGAGGCGCAGTAACAATATGTATGAAACAGTATGACGAATTGTTGATCTAGTGCAAACACTGCAACAACTTtgattaaatgtgaaatatgaatgaaataaaagtatCCGCAGTCATTTTATAATGTGTGTTTCTGGAgaacttttatatttaaaacttttttaccTGCAGCAAGACTTTGTTTTCTGGTGATGGAATATCTCATAATATTGTCTTCATCATTTCAGTATTTTAGCGctcaaatgcattttttgacGTTTTAAAACGCACCCTTTTTCAGTCGTAAAAGAGGCATTACTCGTGTACCAAGTTGTATGCGATTATCTTGAACGGAGTATCTCGTGATTTGCttttataagtttaaaagtGTTTGCCAGCGAACGAATATGCCTTAGCTGCAAAGGTGCTGCGACAGTCACtcgacatttttctttaaaaaacaacaacaatcaattAAGCATACATTTAGAACTATCTCAGAAGTTTCCTTATTTGTAAAGCCCTCAGTAATGGAAAAAGGTAGCTGATACCTACAATTTCAAGGGCTGAAGTCAACGCGGAGATTAAACGTTTTAGTATTAGGGAATAACAGTGGAGCTCTCAAAACAAATACGgtag
Above is a genomic segment from Mya arenaria isolate MELC-2E11 chromosome 2, ASM2691426v1 containing:
- the LOC128205190 gene encoding uncharacterized protein LOC128205190, with amino-acid sequence MVQLFYYETRGKCCKKFLNHEGVSTKIHLFPYEGWAQPAMTSYWLLKTYWWSRSRVKITEVTGSQTYEVKGKIHCIKNGSTVISGKIKDKTNSDFRMYLTSNVDSADFQLGYCVTGTLERGRKKSEKGLSLTHYAMIKRRGY